Proteins encoded within one genomic window of Acidimicrobiia bacterium:
- a CDS encoding nucleoside 2-deoxyribosyltransferase: MASRPKVYVAGPLGFSESGRRYHESVVLPALVDAGFEPLDPWVLEAAELAVFALERGHRDRIARLPDVNRAIGARNAELIRAASCVLAILDGSDVDSGTAAEIGYAAARSRPVVGLRTDLRPGGDNEATTVNLQVEWFVESTGGTICTTLDRAIQALTRLVAAGGN, translated from the coding sequence ATGGCGTCGCGCCCGAAGGTGTACGTGGCCGGTCCGCTCGGCTTCAGCGAGTCCGGCCGGCGTTATCACGAGTCCGTGGTGCTGCCCGCGCTCGTCGACGCGGGGTTCGAACCGCTCGACCCGTGGGTGCTCGAAGCCGCCGAGCTCGCAGTGTTCGCGCTCGAACGCGGTCATCGCGACCGCATCGCACGCCTGCCCGACGTGAATCGCGCGATCGGCGCGCGCAACGCGGAGCTCATCCGCGCCGCATCGTGTGTGCTCGCGATCCTCGACGGCTCCGATGTCGACAGCGGGACCGCCGCGGAGATCGGCTACGCGGCCGCGCGGTCGCGCCCCGTGGTCGGCCTCCGCACCGATCTGAGGCCGGGCGGTGACAACGAAGCGACGACGGTGAACCTGCAGGTCGAGTGGTTCGTCGAGTCGACCGGCGGAACGATCTGCACGACGCTCGACCGCGCGATCCAAGCGCTGACCCGGCTCGTCGCGGCCGGCGGAAACTGA
- a CDS encoding ABC transporter ATP-binding protein, with translation MESEVLVARGLVKDFKRARAVDGVDLVVHAGERLGLLGPNGAGKTTTLLMILGVITPDIGTIEVCGFRMDRQRSRAAAQIGFAAGYLPLAERMRVREYLRLYAQLYGIADPTPQIEEGLERFRIPHLAEAMGNELSSGQRTLVGIVRAMLHRPRLLVLDEPTASLDPDVAGRVRDGLRQFSDEDGTALLITSHDMNEVAKVCDRVVFLSHGRIVADGTPDEIAEHYGHGDLEGVFLELAQQRHDIHDAQQTDHPL, from the coding sequence ATGGAATCCGAGGTCCTGGTCGCGCGCGGGCTCGTGAAGGATTTCAAACGCGCGCGGGCGGTCGACGGCGTCGACCTCGTCGTGCACGCGGGGGAACGACTCGGGCTGCTCGGCCCCAACGGCGCGGGCAAGACCACCACGCTGCTGATGATCCTCGGGGTGATCACGCCCGACATCGGGACGATCGAGGTGTGCGGCTTCCGCATGGATCGTCAGCGCAGTCGCGCCGCCGCGCAGATCGGGTTCGCGGCCGGCTACTTGCCGCTCGCAGAACGCATGCGCGTGCGCGAGTACCTCCGGTTGTACGCGCAGCTCTACGGCATCGCCGACCCGACGCCGCAGATCGAGGAAGGCCTCGAACGCTTCCGCATCCCGCACCTCGCCGAGGCAATGGGCAACGAGCTGTCGTCGGGGCAGCGCACGCTCGTCGGCATCGTGCGCGCGATGCTGCACCGGCCCCGGCTGCTCGTGCTCGACGAGCCGACCGCGTCGCTCGACCCCGACGTCGCCGGGCGCGTGCGCGACGGCCTTCGACAGTTCAGCGACGAAGACGGCACCGCGCTGCTCATCACGAGCCACGACATGAACGAGGTCGCGAAGGTGTGCGATCGCGTCGTGTTCCTGTCGCACGGGCGCATCGTCGCCGACGGCACGCCCGACGAGATCGCCGAGCACTACGGGCACGGTGACCTCGAAGGCGTGTTCCTCGAGCTCGCGCAGCAACGCCACGACATCCACGACGCGCAACAGACGGATCATCCGCTATGA
- a CDS encoding ABC transporter permease — translation MRAIARRHAYVMVRNPHRLFDVSLWPLVDVLLFGSLGAYVGTANVSGPQRAAAYLTAGIIMWHVVYQSQIALSTGLLEETWTRNLLNLMVTPLTEIEYVAGVALFGMVKMVIGLSVMVLAALAFFSFHAWSLGFGLIPVAAVLLVVGWAISLFVMGIVLRFGTGAEALAWGIMFVVMPLSGVFYPVSALPAFLHPVALALPTTHAFIALRGLVNGNGLDGGQLVLGAISAVVLLALGFAFVTHMLTVFRKRGLVTRYS, via the coding sequence ATGCGCGCGATCGCGCGCCGCCACGCGTACGTGATGGTGCGTAACCCGCACCGCCTCTTCGACGTGAGCCTCTGGCCGCTCGTCGACGTGCTGCTGTTCGGCTCGCTCGGCGCCTACGTCGGCACCGCGAACGTGAGCGGTCCGCAACGAGCCGCGGCCTACCTCACCGCCGGCATCATCATGTGGCACGTCGTGTACCAATCGCAGATCGCGCTCAGCACCGGTCTGCTGGAAGAGACCTGGACGCGCAACCTGCTCAACCTCATGGTGACCCCGCTCACCGAGATCGAGTACGTCGCCGGCGTCGCGCTCTTCGGCATGGTGAAGATGGTGATCGGGCTGAGCGTGATGGTGCTCGCCGCGCTCGCGTTCTTCAGCTTCCACGCGTGGTCGCTCGGCTTCGGCCTGATCCCCGTCGCCGCGGTGCTACTCGTCGTCGGGTGGGCGATCTCGCTCTTCGTCATGGGCATCGTGCTGCGCTTCGGAACCGGGGCCGAAGCGCTCGCGTGGGGGATCATGTTCGTGGTCATGCCGCTCTCGGGCGTCTTCTATCCGGTAAGCGCGCTGCCCGCGTTCTTGCACCCGGTCGCGCTCGCGCTGCCGACGACGCACGCGTTCATCGCGCTACGCGGGCTCGTCAACGGCAACGGCCTCGACGGCGGTCAGCTCGTGCTCGGTGCGATCAGCGCGGTCGTGCTGCTCGCGCTCGGCTTCGCATTCGTCACGCACATGCTGACGGTCTTCCGCAAGCGCGGCCTCGTCACGCGCTACAGCTGA
- a CDS encoding exodeoxyribonuclease III → MRFATWNVNSLKARLPRVEEFLGYADVDVLCLQETKMSDKTFPSLTFSALGYESAHFGNGQWNGVAVLSRVGIKDPSYGFGDGFVDPYENDARMLGVTCDGVRFISVYCPNGREVGTEFYDRKLAWFAILHEWLEQEHQPSEPLVVLGDYNVAPADQDLWNPEAFIGATHVTPPERAAVTALEDWGLHDTFRAVYPDADRLFTYWDYRRGDFHEHRGMRIDLAMATKPVLDRVTWAVVDRNARKGTQPSDHAPLIVDFDQL, encoded by the coding sequence ATGAGGTTCGCGACCTGGAACGTGAACTCGTTGAAAGCGCGCCTGCCGCGCGTCGAGGAGTTCCTCGGCTACGCCGACGTCGACGTGCTGTGCCTGCAAGAGACGAAGATGAGCGACAAGACGTTCCCGAGCCTCACGTTCTCGGCGCTCGGCTACGAGTCCGCGCACTTCGGCAACGGGCAGTGGAACGGCGTGGCCGTGCTGTCGCGCGTCGGCATCAAGGACCCGAGCTACGGATTCGGCGACGGGTTCGTCGACCCGTACGAGAACGACGCGCGCATGCTCGGTGTGACGTGCGACGGCGTGCGCTTCATCTCGGTGTACTGCCCGAACGGTCGCGAGGTCGGTACCGAGTTCTACGACCGCAAGCTCGCGTGGTTCGCCATCCTGCACGAATGGCTCGAGCAGGAGCACCAGCCGTCGGAGCCCCTCGTCGTGCTCGGCGACTACAACGTCGCGCCCGCCGACCAAGACCTCTGGAATCCCGAGGCGTTCATCGGCGCCACGCACGTCACCCCGCCCGAGCGCGCCGCCGTCACCGCGCTCGAGGACTGGGGTCTGCACGACACCTTCCGTGCCGTCTATCCCGACGCCGACCGCCTCTTCACCTACTGGGACTACCGGCGCGGCGACTTCCACGAGCACCGCGGCATGCGCATCGACCTCGCGATGGCGACGAAGCCGGTGCTCGATCGCGTCACCTGGGCCGTCGTCGATCGCAACGCGCGCAAGGGCACGCAACCTTCGGACCACGCACCGTTGATCGTCGACTTCGATCAGCTGTAG
- a CDS encoding DUF6285 domain-containing protein, translating to MPDDRPTAPELLDAVTEFLADELQPALDGRLAFHTRVAVNALRIARRELELGPALDATRRDGLPRLLDVPADSAPLRDLDVELARRVRAGGLDARRPELIDYLRATLRIQLDIAHPGYARDTTTEEAPDR from the coding sequence ATGCCCGACGACCGGCCGACCGCTCCGGAACTGCTCGACGCGGTGACCGAGTTTCTCGCCGACGAGCTCCAACCCGCGCTCGACGGACGGCTCGCGTTCCACACCCGAGTCGCCGTCAACGCGCTCCGCATCGCGCGCCGCGAGCTGGAGCTCGGCCCCGCGCTCGACGCGACCCGACGCGACGGACTCCCCCGCCTCCTCGACGTGCCCGCGGACTCCGCGCCGCTGCGCGACCTCGACGTCGAGCTCGCGCGCCGCGTCCGCGCCGGCGGGCTCGACGCACGGCGACCCGAGCTGATCGACTACCTGCGCGCGACACTTCGAATCCAGCTCGACATCGCGCACCCCGGCTACGCGCGCGACACGACCACCGAGGAGGCTCCGGACCGATGA
- a CDS encoding phosphotransferase family protein yields MAAPDAQRLATALGPVLGAGLTIEGLTRVSGGASRETWLFDAVAGDGTRHGLVLRRDPGGHGGQSDRATEYALLEATANAGVAVPRPRLLLTTADGLGTGFVMERIEGETIPRRILRDAEYEAARPQLARQCGAIAAAIHATDTASLPHLPTLDAAAQIAQWRGVLDLVGEPRPALELGLRWLDERVPPAPTPARLVHGDFRNGNLVVGPDGVRAALDWELAHLGDPVEDLGWLCVRSWRFGVDERVVGGFGDLDELLAGYTSAGGVAPTPELVHYWMVFGTVKWGVITILQAHAHLSGTVRSVELATLGRRVVEMEWDTLDAIEGRW; encoded by the coding sequence ATGGCCGCGCCCGACGCCCAGCGACTGGCGACCGCGCTCGGGCCGGTGCTCGGTGCGGGGCTGACGATCGAGGGCCTCACCCGGGTGTCGGGCGGGGCCTCGCGCGAGACCTGGCTCTTCGACGCGGTCGCCGGCGACGGCACCCGTCACGGGCTCGTGCTACGCCGCGACCCCGGCGGCCACGGCGGACAGAGCGACCGGGCGACGGAGTACGCCCTGCTCGAGGCCACCGCGAACGCCGGCGTCGCGGTGCCGCGCCCGCGGCTCCTCTTGACCACGGCCGATGGGCTGGGCACCGGCTTCGTGATGGAGCGCATCGAGGGCGAGACGATCCCCCGCCGCATCTTGCGCGACGCCGAGTACGAAGCCGCGCGTCCGCAGCTCGCGCGTCAGTGCGGCGCGATCGCGGCCGCGATCCACGCGACCGACACCGCGTCGCTCCCGCATCTCCCGACGCTCGACGCGGCCGCGCAGATCGCGCAGTGGCGCGGCGTCCTCGACCTCGTCGGCGAACCCCGTCCCGCGCTCGAGCTCGGTCTGCGCTGGCTCGACGAGCGCGTGCCGCCCGCGCCGACGCCGGCGCGCCTCGTGCACGGCGACTTCCGCAACGGCAACCTCGTCGTCGGTCCCGACGGCGTACGCGCCGCGCTCGACTGGGAGCTCGCGCATCTCGGCGACCCCGTCGAGGACCTCGGCTGGTTGTGCGTGCGCTCGTGGCGCTTCGGTGTCGACGAGCGCGTCGTCGGCGGCTTCGGCGACCTCGACGAGCTGCTCGCCGGCTACACGAGCGCGGGTGGTGTCGCGCCCACACCCGAGCTCGTCCACTACTGGATGGTGTTCGGCACCGTGAAGTGGGGCGTGATCACGATCCTCCAGGCGCACGCGCACCTCTCGGGCACCGTGCGCTCCGTGGAGCTCGCGACGCTCGGCCGCCGGGTCGTCGAGATGGAGTGGGACACGCTCGACGCCATCGAAGGGAGATGGTGA
- a CDS encoding response regulator transcription factor, which yields MVDAPPRPRTIAVIEDEASIASAVAARLRSEGYQVEVAADGASGVELCERTRPDLVVLDLMLPGLDGLEVCRRIQRERATPVLMLTARDSETDLVIGLGVGADDYMTKPFSARELVARVGAILRRADRNESDDLDGRAVVRLGEVEIDTASRRVRLDGELVHLTPTEFDLLVYLAARPSRVATREELLEQVWGYDVPSGARTVDSHVRSLRRKLGSPVVRTVHGVGYAAQDQR from the coding sequence GTGGTTGACGCCCCGCCGCGGCCCCGGACGATCGCCGTCATCGAAGACGAGGCCTCCATCGCCTCGGCCGTGGCGGCCCGGCTGCGGAGCGAGGGATACCAGGTCGAGGTGGCCGCCGACGGCGCCTCCGGCGTCGAGCTCTGCGAGCGCACCCGCCCCGATCTCGTCGTCCTCGACCTCATGCTCCCCGGGCTCGACGGCCTCGAGGTGTGCCGCCGGATCCAACGCGAGCGCGCCACGCCGGTCCTCATGCTCACCGCGCGCGATTCGGAGACGGACCTCGTGATCGGCCTCGGCGTCGGCGCCGACGACTACATGACGAAGCCGTTCAGCGCGCGCGAGCTCGTCGCGCGCGTCGGCGCGATCCTGCGGCGCGCGGATCGGAACGAGTCGGACGACCTCGACGGCCGCGCCGTGGTGCGGCTCGGCGAAGTCGAGATCGACACCGCGAGCCGGCGGGTCCGGCTCGATGGTGAGCTCGTGCACCTCACGCCGACCGAGTTCGACCTCCTCGTCTATCTCGCGGCCCGCCCGTCGCGCGTCGCGACGCGTGAGGAGCTGCTGGAGCAGGTGTGGGGCTACGACGTGCCTTCGGGCGCGCGCACGGTCGACTCGCACGTGCGCTCGTTGCGCCGCAAGCTCGGATCGCCGGTCGTGCGCACCGTGCACGGTGTCGGGTACGCGGCGCAGGACCAGCGGTGA
- a CDS encoding ATP-binding protein: protein MKRPAAERPLDQLPTLKLKLGVVILSAVAVTVVVFFVGIKLGLWASESGVVAGTVALVVVWFLARGMTSPLREMVEATDAMARGDFSRRVTATSRDEIGALARSFNAMASELAETDRLRRDLVANVSHELRTPITALQVVLENLVDGVEPPDPATLRTMLTQVERLGRLVKQLLDLSRLEAGVVPLDREPFDVEVLLNQAVRESQLSAPSVTMTVSVEPPDLELRADQERLHQVVANLVENAVRHSPDGGTVAVTARRGGDHVTIDVSDEGPGIPEEEVARVFERFYRHDSARSSRDGGAGLGLAIAKWIVDLHGGDIQPERRQPHGCRMVVTLPAGPTLAARPPATRTPPVRTTSPRGEPAPSTTTS, encoded by the coding sequence GTGAAGCGTCCCGCCGCGGAGCGGCCCCTCGACCAGCTGCCGACGCTGAAGCTGAAGCTCGGCGTCGTCATCCTCTCCGCGGTCGCGGTGACGGTCGTCGTCTTCTTCGTCGGCATCAAGCTCGGACTCTGGGCTTCCGAGAGCGGTGTCGTCGCGGGCACGGTCGCGCTGGTCGTCGTGTGGTTCCTCGCGCGCGGCATGACCTCGCCGCTACGCGAGATGGTCGAGGCGACCGATGCGATGGCGCGCGGCGACTTCAGTCGCCGCGTCACCGCGACCTCGCGCGACGAGATCGGCGCGCTCGCGCGTTCGTTCAACGCGATGGCCTCGGAGCTCGCGGAGACCGACCGGCTGCGGCGTGACCTCGTCGCGAACGTGAGCCACGAGCTGCGTACGCCGATCACCGCGCTGCAGGTCGTGCTCGAGAACCTCGTCGACGGGGTCGAGCCTCCCGACCCCGCGACGCTGCGGACGATGCTCACCCAGGTCGAGCGATTGGGTCGGCTCGTGAAGCAGTTGCTCGATCTCTCGCGCCTCGAAGCCGGTGTCGTCCCCCTCGATCGCGAGCCGTTCGACGTCGAGGTGCTGCTGAACCAGGCGGTGCGCGAGTCGCAGTTGAGCGCACCGAGCGTGACGATGACGGTCTCGGTCGAGCCGCCCGACCTCGAATTGCGCGCCGACCAGGAGCGTCTGCACCAGGTCGTCGCGAACCTCGTCGAGAACGCGGTGCGGCACTCGCCCGACGGCGGCACGGTCGCGGTGACCGCGCGGCGCGGCGGCGATCACGTGACGATCGACGTGAGCGACGAGGGTCCCGGCATCCCCGAGGAAGAGGTCGCGCGCGTCTTCGAGCGCTTCTACCGGCACGACTCCGCGCGCTCGTCGCGCGACGGCGGTGCCGGGCTCGGCCTTGCGATCGCCAAGTGGATCGTCGACCTGCACGGCGGCGACATCCAGCCCGAGCGCCGCCAGCCGCACGGCTGTCGCATGGTCGTGACGCTGCCCGCGGGTCCGACCCTCGCGGCGCGCCCGCCCGCGACCCGCACGCCTCCCGTTCGCACGACGTCGCCGCGCGGCGAGCCCGCGCCGTCGACCACGACGTCGTGA
- the ribB gene encoding 3,4-dihydroxy-2-butanone-4-phosphate synthase: MALTHIDEALRRIRRGEMVLVVDDEDRENEGDLQMAGEWVTGESINFMLRWARGLVCMPCASDRLDALEIGPILPAGSETGDTPFCVPIDHHAAGSGIGASDRALTIRRVLDPASRPHDFVRPGHVFPLRARKGGVLERRGHTESAVDLAVLAGCAPVAITCEILHDDGSPARLPYLELFAQEHRIVMITVHQLVEHRLALAERGDDTSPVPQLLL, from the coding sequence ATGGCACTGACGCACATCGATGAAGCGCTGCGGCGGATCCGCCGGGGCGAGATGGTGCTCGTCGTCGACGACGAGGATCGCGAGAACGAGGGCGACCTCCAGATGGCGGGCGAGTGGGTGACCGGTGAATCGATCAACTTCATGTTGCGCTGGGCGCGCGGGCTCGTGTGCATGCCGTGCGCGTCGGACCGGCTCGACGCGCTCGAGATCGGACCGATCCTGCCGGCCGGATCCGAGACCGGCGACACCCCGTTCTGCGTGCCGATCGACCACCATGCGGCGGGCAGCGGCATCGGCGCGTCGGATCGCGCGCTCACCATCCGGCGCGTGCTCGACCCTGCGTCGCGTCCGCACGACTTCGTGCGTCCGGGGCACGTCTTCCCACTGCGCGCGCGCAAGGGCGGCGTGCTCGAGCGACGCGGGCACACCGAATCCGCCGTCGACCTCGCGGTGCTCGCCGGCTGCGCGCCGGTCGCGATCACGTGCGAGATCCTTCACGACGACGGCTCGCCCGCGCGGCTCCCGTACCTCGAGCTGTTCGCGCAGGAGCACCGCATCGTGATGATCACGGTGCACCAGCTCGTCGAGCACCGGCTCGCGCTCGCCGAGCGGGGCGACGACACCTCGCCGGTGCCGCAGCTCTTGCTGTGA
- a CDS encoding SMP-30/gluconolactonase/LRE family protein: MDTPETTLVASDLFFPEGPVAMDDGTLLCVELGRRSVDRVHPDGRVEMVSENGGSPNGLAIGPDGAVYVCNSGGWEFTEIMGMRITAIHQPEDYSGGRIERVDLATGEVRVLYTECDGHPLMGPNDIVFDAHGGMWFTDHGKIRPRERDHGGVYYAQPDGSSIREVIYPLESPNGIGLSPDGSKLYVAETHTGRLWSWDVTAPGEVNPPGPVGSGGSLLAGVPGMQLFDSLAVDSEGYVVVGTLVNGGLTIVSPDGSSVDHLALPDFMVTNVCFGGPDLRTAFATCSAGGTILSFEWPRPGLRLAYNA, translated from the coding sequence ATGGACACGCCCGAGACCACGCTCGTCGCCTCCGATCTGTTCTTTCCCGAAGGTCCCGTCGCGATGGACGACGGGACCTTGCTCTGTGTCGAGCTCGGTCGCCGCTCGGTCGATCGCGTGCATCCGGACGGACGCGTCGAGATGGTGTCGGAGAACGGCGGCAGTCCGAACGGGCTCGCGATCGGTCCCGACGGCGCGGTCTACGTGTGCAACAGCGGTGGTTGGGAGTTCACGGAGATCATGGGGATGCGCATCACCGCGATCCACCAGCCCGAGGACTACTCCGGCGGTCGCATCGAGCGCGTCGATCTCGCGACCGGCGAGGTGCGGGTGCTCTACACCGAGTGCGACGGCCATCCGTTGATGGGACCGAACGACATCGTGTTCGACGCACACGGCGGCATGTGGTTCACCGATCACGGCAAGATCCGGCCGCGGGAGCGCGATCACGGCGGTGTCTATTACGCGCAGCCCGACGGCTCGTCGATCCGCGAGGTGATCTATCCGCTCGAGTCGCCGAACGGCATCGGATTGTCACCCGACGGTTCGAAGCTCTACGTCGCGGAGACGCATACGGGCCGGCTGTGGTCGTGGGACGTCACCGCGCCGGGCGAGGTCAACCCGCCCGGTCCCGTCGGCAGCGGCGGCTCGTTGCTCGCGGGTGTGCCCGGCATGCAGTTGTTCGACTCGCTCGCGGTCGACTCGGAGGGTTACGTCGTCGTCGGCACGCTCGTGAACGGCGGGCTCACGATCGTCTCGCCCGACGGCTCGTCGGTCGACCACCTGGCGCTCCCGGACTTCATGGTGACGAACGTCTGCTTCGGCGGTCCCGACCTGCGCACCGCGTTCGCGACATGTTCGGCCGGCGGCACGATCCTGTCGTTCGAGTGGCCGCGCCCGGGGCTCCGCCTCGCGTACAACGCGTAG
- a CDS encoding pentapeptide repeat-containing protein, whose protein sequence is MAIIVRRKTRAARRAVMATHDHGGARLAGAKLFDLDLHGMRFRDADLQGADLTGCNLVGADLAGANLRNAFLTGAQLARANLTRADLTGAYAIATDFGDAVFTDAKLDDVVYDQATTWPAGVRPPGRA, encoded by the coding sequence GTGGCGATCATCGTTCGGCGCAAGACGAGGGCCGCGCGTCGCGCGGTGATGGCCACGCACGATCACGGCGGCGCGCGGCTTGCGGGCGCAAAGCTCTTCGACCTCGACCTGCACGGCATGCGTTTCCGCGACGCCGACCTGCAGGGCGCGGATCTCACAGGCTGCAATCTCGTCGGCGCCGACCTCGCGGGCGCGAACCTCCGGAACGCGTTCCTCACCGGCGCCCAGCTCGCTCGCGCGAACCTGACGCGCGCCGATCTCACGGGCGCGTACGCGATCGCGACCGACTTCGGCGACGCGGTGTTCACCGACGCGAAGCTCGACGACGTGGTGTACGACCAGGCGACGACGTGGCCCGCCGGCGTGCGCCCACCGGGCCGGGCGTAG
- a CDS encoding CaiB/BaiF CoA-transferase family protein has product MGPLQGVKIVELAGIGPGPFAGMLLSDMGADIVRIDRAQQVSGDFSKPNLEAMYRGRRSIGVDLKNPEGVETVLTLVEQADGLIEGYRPGVTERLGIGPDACLARNPKLVYGRMTGWGQDGPYAQAAGHDINYIALAGALAHFGREGAKPTPPINLVGDFGGGAMFLAFGVVCALLEAQRSGKGQVIDAAMVDGSALLMTMMWGLKAIGFWDEQLGVNVLDSGAPFYDTYETKDGKFVSLGSLEPQFYAELINRLGLADAGLPAQMDRGSWPVLRDTFTELFKTKTRDEWSEILEHSDACFAPVLTMSEATNHPHITARSTVINRDGVDQPAPAPRFSRTAAEVQRSAPWPGQHTDEALADWGFAPDAVAKLRELGAIK; this is encoded by the coding sequence ATGGGACCACTGCAGGGTGTGAAGATCGTCGAGCTCGCGGGCATCGGCCCCGGTCCGTTCGCGGGCATGTTGCTCTCCGACATGGGCGCCGACATCGTGCGCATCGATCGCGCGCAGCAGGTGAGCGGCGACTTCTCGAAGCCGAACCTCGAGGCGATGTACCGCGGCCGGCGCTCGATCGGTGTCGACCTCAAGAACCCCGAGGGCGTCGAGACCGTGCTCACGTTGGTCGAGCAGGCCGACGGGCTGATCGAGGGCTACCGGCCCGGTGTGACCGAGCGGCTCGGCATCGGGCCCGACGCGTGCCTCGCGCGCAACCCGAAGCTCGTGTACGGGCGCATGACGGGCTGGGGCCAGGACGGGCCGTACGCGCAGGCCGCGGGGCACGACATCAACTACATCGCGCTCGCCGGTGCGCTCGCGCACTTCGGCCGTGAGGGCGCGAAGCCGACGCCGCCGATCAACCTGGTCGGCGACTTCGGCGGCGGCGCGATGTTCCTCGCGTTCGGGGTCGTGTGCGCGTTGCTCGAGGCGCAGCGGTCGGGCAAGGGCCAGGTGATCGACGCCGCGATGGTCGACGGCAGCGCGCTGCTCATGACGATGATGTGGGGGCTGAAGGCGATCGGGTTCTGGGACGAGCAGCTCGGCGTGAACGTGCTCGACAGCGGCGCGCCGTTCTACGACACCTACGAGACGAAGGACGGCAAGTTCGTCTCGCTCGGTTCGCTCGAGCCGCAGTTCTACGCGGAGCTGATCAACCGGCTCGGCCTCGCGGACGCGGGGCTGCCCGCGCAGATGGACCGGGGGAGCTGGCCGGTGCTGCGCGACACGTTCACCGAGCTGTTCAAGACGAAGACGCGCGACGAGTGGAGCGAGATCCTCGAGCACTCCGACGCCTGCTTCGCGCCGGTGCTCACGATGTCCGAAGCGACGAACCACCCGCACATCACGGCCCGTTCGACCGTCATCAACCGCGACGGTGTGGATCAGCCGGCTCCCGCACCGCGGTTCTCGCGCACGGCCGCCGAGGTGCAGCGCAGCGCGCCCTGGCCCGGCCAGCACACCGACGAGGCGCTCGCCGACTGGGGCTTCGCCCCCGACGCCGTCGCCAAGCTGCGCGAGCTCGGCGCGATCAAGTAG
- a CDS encoding 5-(carboxyamino)imidazole ribonucleotide synthase, translated as MSEPIVAVLGGGQLGRMLGLAGIASGLRFRFLDPGVEAPAGAVGALVTGALDSTPALDEVAQGADVVTYEWEGVPADSARHLARTHRLAPGVRALEVSQDRASEKALFQSLGIATATVANVDTRAELDAAVEKVGLPSILKTRRGGYDGKGQCMLRAAADVERAWTELGGVPLILESLVDFRRELSIVAARATDGTTVCWPVVENVHRDGVLHITRAPAPGWSPRLQAAAAGIGTAVLDALDFVGVGCVELFETTDALVANELAPRVHNSGHWTIEGAQTSQFENHLRAILDRPLGSTAPRGASAMVNCLGSMPDTATVLAIEGAHLHDYGKQARPGRKVGHVTITAADEAALAPRLEALLRVIDG; from the coding sequence GTGAGCGAACCCATCGTCGCCGTGCTCGGAGGCGGCCAGCTCGGGCGCATGCTCGGGCTCGCCGGAATCGCGAGCGGCCTGCGATTCCGGTTCCTCGATCCCGGAGTCGAGGCACCGGCCGGCGCGGTCGGCGCGCTCGTCACCGGCGCGCTCGACTCGACCCCGGCGCTCGACGAGGTCGCGCAGGGTGCCGACGTCGTGACCTACGAATGGGAGGGCGTGCCCGCCGACTCCGCGCGCCATCTCGCGCGGACGCACCGGCTCGCACCGGGCGTCCGCGCGCTCGAGGTGTCGCAGGACCGCGCGTCGGAGAAGGCGCTGTTCCAATCGCTCGGGATCGCGACGGCGACGGTCGCGAACGTCGACACCCGCGCCGAGCTCGACGCGGCGGTGGAGAAGGTCGGTCTGCCGTCGATCTTGAAGACGCGCCGCGGCGGCTACGACGGCAAGGGCCAGTGCATGCTGCGCGCCGCCGCCGACGTCGAGCGCGCGTGGACGGAGCTCGGCGGCGTGCCGTTGATCCTCGAGTCGCTCGTCGACTTCCGGCGGGAGCTGTCGATCGTTGCGGCGCGCGCAACCGACGGCACGACCGTGTGCTGGCCGGTCGTCGAGAACGTGCACCGCGACGGCGTCCTGCACATCACACGCGCGCCCGCCCCCGGCTGGTCACCGCGGCTGCAGGCCGCGGCCGCGGGTATCGGCACCGCGGTGCTCGACGCGCTCGACTTCGTCGGTGTCGGCTGCGTCGAGCTGTTCGAGACCACCGATGCGCTCGTGGCCAACGAGCTCGCGCCGCGCGTGCACAACTCGGGCCACTGGACGATCGAGGGCGCGCAGACGAGTCAGTTCGAGAACCATCTGCGCGCAATCCTCGACCGGCCGCTCGGTTCGACCGCGCCGCGCGGCGCCAGCGCGATGGTGAACTGTCTGGGTTCCATGCCCGACACCGCGACCGTGCTCGCGATCGAAGGCGCGCACCTGCACGACTACGGCAAGCAGGCGCGGCCGGGCCGGAAGGTCGGGCACGTCACGATCACCGCGGCCGACGAAGCCGCGTTGGCGCCGCGTCTCGAAGCGCTGCTGCGGGTGATCGACGGCTGA